One window from the genome of Ailuropoda melanoleuca isolate Jingjing chromosome 5, ASM200744v2, whole genome shotgun sequence encodes:
- the LOC105235417 gene encoding perilipin-2-like, translating into MNQPTNQVVTNGRGDMTRAKDAVTTTVTGAKDSMASTVTGVMDKTKGAVTGSVEKTKAMVNGSINTVLGGQMMQLVSSGVENALTKSELLVDQYLPLTEKELEKEAKKVEGFDTVQKPSYYIRLGSLSTKLRSHVYQQALSGVKEAKQKSQETISQLHSTVNLIEFARKNVHSANWKIQGAQDKFSLSQVEWKRSIGHDGTEECHCAEHFESRPLAIAHNLTQQLQTTCHTLPSSIPGLPQNLQDQASPLGAIDSGFRHAASFKEVSDGLLTSRKGQLQKMKESLDDMMAYLINYMPLRGW; encoded by the coding sequence ATGAACCAGCCAACAAACCAGGTTGTTACCAATGGCAGAGGTGATATGACCAGGGCAAAAGATGCTGTGACAACTACTGTGACCGGGGCCAAGGATTCCATGGCCAGCACCGTCACTGGAGTAATGGACAAGACCAAAGGAGCGGTGACTGGCAGTGTGGAGAAGACCAAGGCTATGGTCAATGGCAGCATTAACACAGTCTTGGGAGGTCAGATGATGCAGCTGGTGAGCAGCGGAGTAGAAAATGCGCTCACCAAATCAGAGCTGCTGGTGGATCAGTACCTCCCTCTCACggagaaagaactagaaaaagaagcaaaaaaagtaGAAGGGTTTGATACGGTTCAGAAGCCAAGTTATTACATTAGACTGGGATCCCTGTCTACCAAGCTCCGCTCCCATGTCTACCAGCAAGCTCTCAGCGGGGTTAAAGAAGCCAAGCAAAAAAGCCAAGAGACCATTTCTCAGCTCCATTCCACTGTTAATCTGATTGAATTTGCCAGGAAGAATGTGCACAGTGCCAACTGGAAAATTCAAGGTGCTCAGGataagttctctctctcccaggtgGAGTGGAAGAGAAGCATTGGCCATGATGGTACAGAAGAATgccactgtgctgagcactttgAGTCCCGTCCTCTCGCGATTGCCCACAACCTGACCCAGCAGCTCCAGACCACGTGCCACACCCTGCCGTCCAGTATCCCAGGGTTACCACAGAACCTCCAAGATCAGGCCAGTCCCTTGGGTGCCATCGACTCAGGGTTCCGCCATGCTGCCTCCTTCAAGGAAGTGTCTGACGGCCTCCTCACTTCCCGCAAGGGGCAGCTGCAGAAAATGAAGGAGTCTTTAGATGATATGATGGCTTATCTTATTAACTACATGCCTCTCAGAGGCTGGTAG